The region ACGAAACTGCCACCCAACTGCTGCAAACTCTCCTGAACACGCGCTAAGGCAAAACGACCTGGCTCGTCCTCAGCCTGAAGGCCTGTTGACGTATCTTGACCCGCACCATTGAAGCTGCTGTCTTTGCCGTCGGAGCCATTGTCACAGCCAACCAGACCTATTTGCCGGTAGCCCAGGCGCAGGGCTATCGGAAGAGCAACGCTCAGGAGGCTTGTTCGTCCGTCATGTGTGAAACCGTCAATATCCAGGTTTGAAGTACCCATAACGTCTATGAGCTCTTTCTGCGGCTTTTCAAAAAGCACGTAACGGATATCAAACTCGTCTGCCAGACCTGAGATTTCAAAATATTCCCGGAAATAGAAACTGGTCCAGATCTGTGGGCGCCAGGCCCTCTTGCGAAGCGTGCTTATGTATTTTTTGGGCATTGTCGGCTGACGTGTGTGCCATCCTCCAAAAAACGCATGAGAACCAAGAACCAGATGATCAGGTTTGATTGCGTCAAAATCCGGATGGTGGATGAACCAGTCAAAGGTGAAGGTTTCAAACTCTTTCAGCCTGCAAAGGTCCGTTTCATTGATGGATGGTCCATTGCCAATAAACAGGCAGGCTGGCTTGCCATCAATCGTACCGGGTTTTTCAACCCGGCGATCAAAGTAGCCAGGACGGGAAATTTCTGTCTGATAGTGCTGCTGACGAAGCCGCCCAAGTTTCTGGAGGTTCAGCATGCGCCATATACTTGGACGAACAGCGCCATCACCACCCTGAGGAATCTGGCTTTCATCCATGAAGTCTTCATGGAACCAGGGTTTGTATCCTGCAAAATGGATCATCCGTATGAAACTGGTGTCACCGGCACGGTTCTGATCCAGAAACTTGATATTGCAATTGAAATTGATAGGAAGAAACTCAGCCTGACGCGCATAGATAAAGCGGTTCCAGGCTTTCTGATCTGCAAACCGATCCAGAAGCGGGCAAAAAGGCTTGTGATTTGTCCGGACCAGATCCTTGAGTTCGTCAAAGTCCGTTTTGTCCATATACCGGCGCGGGATTGAAAGAATTCCGCTGTTGATAATGGGCTGTCCAGTACCAGGAGAAACAGCTGCCCAGGGACGTGCGCCATAGTCCTGGCAGGCAAAAATCGTGTCGTCCTCAACAGTTGCAGGCTT is a window of Coralliovum pocilloporae DNA encoding:
- a CDS encoding glycosyltransferase — protein: MKMLRKLAYYALIKPVAAVITPHETRHLKEKNALLRKQRDKARNQRMDAANAAKRALLIADSQGGKKANYFSDVETARQQYEDLEGDREKLEIASISVREMEHGVKSPVYTKVFPQRRTPPRSVAFVTIANDLFLPGLEVLLASFLDVYPDFESDVIVFHDGSISNFSMRRARHIYPNVHFREPDMSWLGSIARDSQNRKRIGIFGYMSVMALGLTDYERVVVLDSDTAIIDDISHFWTGEDLPLGAEEKPATVEDDTIFACQDYGARPWAAVSPGTGQPIINSGILSIPRRYMDKTDFDELKDLVRTNHKPFCPLLDRFADQKAWNRFIYARQAEFLPINFNCNIKFLDQNRAGDTSFIRMIHFAGYKPWFHEDFMDESQIPQGGDGAVRPSIWRMLNLQKLGRLRQQHYQTEISRPGYFDRRVEKPGTIDGKPACLFIGNGPSINETDLCRLKEFETFTFDWFIHHPDFDAIKPDHLVLGSHAFFGGWHTRQPTMPKKYISTLRKRAWRPQIWTSFYFREYFEISGLADEFDIRYVLFEKPQKELIDVMGTSNLDIDGFTHDGRTSLLSVALPIALRLGYRQIGLVGCDNGSDGKDSSFNGAGQDTSTGLQAEDEPGRFALARVQESLQQLGGSFVDFTPNSSLPLPKGDLSEL